The following coding sequences lie in one Rhizobium sp. ZPR4 genomic window:
- a CDS encoding dihydrolipoamide acetyltransferase family protein, with protein MGEFVIKMPDVGEGVAEAELVEWHVKPGDPVREDMVLAAVMTDKATVEIPSPVEGVVLWLGAEVGDTVAVKAPLLRIQIAGEDGDAAEPAAKAEPVRDRPAETKPAASSPARPAVEARVAEPEKSMERLTAREPAERPLASPAVRLRAQEAGVDLRQVIGTSPAGRISHEDLDQFIARGAQPAPVAPAGLARKTATEEIKVTGLRRRIAEKMRLASSRIPHITYVEEVDVTDLEDLRATMNAGRKPDQPKLTILPFLMRALVKTIGEQPGINATFDDDAGVVTRYSAVHIGIATQTPSGLTVPVVRHAEARPIWDVAAELARLAEAARNGTAAREELSGSTITISSLGALGGIVTTPIINHPEVAIVGVNKIMTRPLWDGTQFVPRKIMNLSSSFDHRIVDGWDAAVFVQRIKALLETPALIFIEG; from the coding sequence ATGGGTGAATTCGTCATCAAGATGCCCGATGTGGGCGAAGGCGTGGCCGAGGCAGAGCTCGTCGAATGGCACGTCAAACCCGGCGATCCGGTGCGCGAGGACATGGTGCTCGCCGCCGTGATGACCGACAAGGCGACGGTGGAAATTCCTTCTCCGGTCGAGGGTGTCGTGCTCTGGCTTGGCGCCGAGGTCGGGGATACGGTCGCGGTCAAGGCGCCGTTGCTGCGTATCCAGATCGCCGGAGAGGATGGGGATGCGGCTGAGCCGGCAGCGAAAGCCGAGCCGGTCAGGGACCGGCCCGCAGAGACCAAACCCGCCGCGTCGTCTCCAGCGAGACCAGCCGTCGAAGCAAGGGTCGCCGAGCCGGAAAAATCCATGGAACGTCTCACCGCTCGCGAACCGGCGGAGCGACCGCTCGCTTCCCCCGCCGTGCGCCTGCGTGCCCAGGAGGCCGGCGTCGACCTGCGCCAAGTGATCGGCACTAGCCCGGCCGGCCGCATCAGCCACGAAGACCTTGATCAGTTCATTGCGCGCGGCGCCCAGCCCGCTCCCGTTGCGCCAGCCGGGCTTGCCCGTAAAACCGCCACCGAAGAGATCAAGGTCACCGGCCTGCGCCGCCGCATTGCCGAAAAGATGCGTCTTGCCAGCTCGCGCATTCCCCACATCACCTATGTCGAGGAGGTCGATGTCACCGATCTCGAGGATCTGCGCGCGACGATGAATGCCGGCCGCAAGCCGGATCAACCGAAGCTGACCATCCTGCCCTTCCTGATGCGGGCGCTGGTCAAGACGATCGGCGAGCAGCCTGGTATCAACGCTACCTTCGACGATGATGCCGGCGTCGTCACCCGCTATAGCGCCGTCCATATCGGCATCGCCACGCAGACGCCGTCGGGTCTCACGGTGCCGGTCGTCCGGCACGCCGAGGCCCGGCCGATCTGGGACGTTGCCGCCGAACTCGCGCGTCTTGCCGAGGCCGCCCGCAATGGCACCGCTGCACGCGAGGAGCTTTCCGGCTCCACGATCACCATCAGCTCGCTCGGCGCGCTTGGCGGCATTGTCACGACGCCGATCATCAACCATCCGGAAGTCGCGATTGTCGGCGTCAACAAGATCATGACCCGGCCCCTCTGGGACGGCACCCAATTCGTCCCGCGCAAGATCATGAACCTTTCGTCGAGCTTCGATCATCGCATCGTCGACGGCTGGGACGCGGCTGTTTTCGTGCAGCGGATCAAGGCGCTGCTGGAAACCCCCGCTCTGATCTTCATCGAAGGTTGA